A section of the Osmia lignaria lignaria isolate PbOS001 chromosome 16, iyOsmLign1, whole genome shotgun sequence genome encodes:
- the spel1 gene encoding DNA mismatch repair protein spel1: protein MAVQPNQQFSMDPPAQQSFVRFFKNLPEKLNTTVRFFNRSDYYTLHGSDALFAAQEVFKTTAVCKMIGADPYKTEGVILNKNHFESFIRDLLLVKQYRIEVYVNQGSAKNQNWVLEYTGSPGNLSQFEDVLFGNNDVAVNVLVIAVKLGMDGKSRVVGLSCLDSTATSFSVCEFQDNETFSNLESLVVTLAPKECLLIQGEGSYEFQTLKQLMERNNVMITLRKKSEFSSESVVQDLNTLIKFKKGQQQNVQSLPEINFNFAMSATAALIKYLDLTSDEGNLNQFSIDQIEQSRYLKLDAAAIKALNIEPRVDTLSILNGTAPTSILTLLDKCRTTQGHRLLAQWIRQPLKDLSLIKERHDIVEALVNDNELRSNLSEDHLRRIPDLQVLAKKLSKKKATLQDCYKIYICMLNLPRLIEQFSNVNVVALKTMFSDPLTKLVNDMDKFQQMVEQTIDLEAAEKGDFLVRSEFDDELKELKSIMDEMEKKLQAQLNKVADDLSIEAGKTLKLESNQQFGYYFRVTLKEEKVLRNKKQYTILDSNKSGVRFRSNKLNELNDEYIATRDRYTIEQKKVVTEIVEIAAGYNSPVKVIGNTLACLDVLTAFASAAISANKPYVRPEMLPSEAGEFNLVQVRHPCLENLEGVDYIANDVSFKRGECHFCIITGPNMGGKSTYIRSAGVTALMAHIGSFVPCDEAKISLLDCIFARVGADDCQLKGLSTFMMEMIETAAILKAATCNSLVLIDELGRGTSTYEGCGIAWSIAEYLAKEIKCYCLFATHFHEITKLEEEVSAVKNQHVTALVSDNKLTLLYKVKPGTCDQSFGIYVAKMANFPQNVIEFAKRKQAKLEDYQDSIFKGSDDPQKKQEIIKEAEILIAEFLNKCKNLDTSLSEADLEDKISIFKEEILSHKNPYIKTLLAAL from the exons ATGGCTGTACAACCAAATCAACAATTTAGTATGG ATCCACCAGCTCAGCAAAGTTTCGtacgattttttaaaaatttaccagag AAACTGAATACCACTGTAAGATTTTTCAATAGATCAGATTATTACACATTACATGGCAGTGATGCTCTATTTGCAGCACAAGAAGTTTTTAAAACCACAGCAGTTTGTAAAATGATAGGAGCAG ATCCATACAAAACTGAGggtgttattttaaataaaaatcactttGAATCATTTATACGTGATTTATTACTAGTGAAGCAATACAGAATAGAAGTTTATGTTAATCAAGGATCAGCAAAAAATCAAAATTGGGTGCTGGAATATACAGGTTCCCCTGGTAATTTAAGCCAATTTGAAGATGTATtatttggtaataatgatgttgcaGTTAATGTACTTGTAATAGCAGTGAAATTAGGAATGGATGGAAAATCTAGA GTTGTTGGTCTAAGCTGCTTGGATAGCACAGCAACCTCATTTTCCGTTTGTGAATTTCAAGATAACGAGACATTTTCTAATCTAGAGTCACTTGTTGTTACACTTGCTCCCAAAGAATGTTTATTAATTCAAGGCGAAGGCAGCTATgaatttcaaactttaaaaCAA ttAATGGAACGAAATAATGTAATGATCACTTTAAGGAAAAAAAGCGAATTTTCTAGCGAGTCAGTCGTACAGGATTTAAATActttaatcaaatttaaaaaaggtCAGCAGCAGAATGTACAGTCTTTACctgaaatcaattttaattttgctaTGTCAGCTACTGCTGCTCTTATCAAATACTTAGAT TTAACATCAGATGAAGGGAACTTGAATCAGTTTAGTATAGATCAAATAGAACAATCACGGTATTTAAAATTGGATGCAGCTGCTATAAAAGCACTCAATATTGAGCCACGTGTAGATACTCTTTCTATTTTAAATGGAACTGCACCCACAAGTATTTTAACTCTTTTGGATAAATGCAGAACAACTCAGGGACATAGACTTCTTGCACAATGGATCAGACAACCTCTGAAAGATTTATCTCTTATAAAAGAAAGACACGATATTGTTGAAGCATTAGTAAATGATAATGAATTACGATCCAATCTTAGTGAAGATCATTTAAGACGTATACCCGATTTACAAGTGCTTGCAAAGAAATTGTCTAAAAAGAAAGCAACATTACAGGATTGTTATAA aatatacatatgtatgttaaATCTGCCAAGATTAATAGAACAGTTTTCCAATGTAAATGTAGTAGCCTTAAAAACAATGTTCAGTGATCCTTTAACCAAACTTGTTAATGATATGGATAAATTTCAACAAATGGTTGAACAAACAATTGATTTAGAAGCTGCTGAAAAAGGAGATTTTTTAGTACGATCCGAATTTGATGATGAATTAAAAG AATTAAAAAGTATCATGgacgaaatggaaaaaaagtTGCAAGCACAATTGAATAAAGTTGCCGATGACTTGTCAATTGAAGCTGGTAAAACTTTGAAATTAGAATCTAATCAACAATTTGGTTATTATTTTCGAGTCACATTAAAAGAGGAGAAagtattaagaaataaaaaacagTATACTATTTTGGATTCTAATAAAAGCGGTGTACGATTCCGAAGTAATAAATTAAACGAATTAAATGACGAGTATATCGCTACTAGAGATAGATATACGATAGAACAAAAAAAAGTTGTAACAGAAATAGTTGAAATTGCAG CTGGTTATAATAGCCCAGTAAAAGTTATTGGAAATACATTAGCATGTCTGGATGTACTTACTGCCTTTGCTTCTGCTGCTATAAGTGCTAATAAACCTTACGTTCGTCCTGAAATGTTACCTAGCGAGGCAGGTGAATTTAATCTTGTTCAGGTTCGACATCCTTGTTTAGAAAATCTAGAAGGGGTAGATTATATAGCTAACGATGTCAGCTTCAAAAGAG GAGAATGTCATTTCTGTATTATAACTGGTCCAAACATGGGAGGAAAAAGCACCTACATAAGATCTGCTGGTGTTACTGCATTAATGGCACACATTGGAAGTTTTGTTCCATGCGATGAAGCAAAAATATCGTTATTAGATTGTATATTTGCTCGAGTTGGAGCTGATGACTGTCAATTAAAAGGACTTTCTACATTCATGATGGAAATGATAGAAACTGCTGCTATACTAAAA gCAGCAACATGTAATTCACTTGTATTAATCGACGAATTAGGCAGAGGAACATCGACTTATGAGGGTTGTGGTATTGCATGGTCAATTGCAGA ATATTTAGCAAAAGAGATTAAATGCTATTGCCTTTTCGCAACGCATTTTCATGAAATCACTAAattagaagaagaagtgtctgcTGTTAAAAACCAACATGTTACAGCTCTTGTTAGTGACAATAAACTAACTTTGTTATATAAAGTGAAACCAGGTACATGTGATCAAAGTTTTGGAATATACGTTGCTAAAATGGCTAATTTTCCGCAAAATGTGATAGAG tttgcTAAACGCAAACAAGCAAAACTTGAAGATTATCAGGATTCAATATTTAAAGGATCTGATGATCCACAGAAAAAACAAGAAATCATCAAG gAAGCAGAGATACTTATTGCAGAATTTCTTAACAAGTGTAAAAATTTAGATACATCTTTATCTGAGGCAGATTTAgaagataaaatttcaatatttaaggaAGAGATTTTATCTCATAAAAATCCCTATATAAAAACACTTCTTGCAGCcttgtaa